One genomic window of Halobellus limi includes the following:
- a CDS encoding sulfatase, with the protein MNTDTPVSNVVLVTVDSLRADAIGAYDDDRHTPVMDDLADRGTVFERAFATGNWTPFSFPSILASRPVFADSGEIGVETVATLAETVSEAGVATGGFNAANGFLTSHWGYDDGFDEFEPFVASVGSSIYSRYLATHPTVEAWLQLAASPIRRVRSRLAGNTDDRPFLDTSRMFDVEHAAGEFLEAAEEPFFLWVHYMDTHTPYVPAPRYIREVSDGILGTHRMLHAHTRTGLGWEVDERTLDELRTLYQAAARQVDASIGRLLDELAANGLDDETAVVLAGDHGEEFQEHGHLAHYPKLYDELIHVPFVVDVPGAEGRRVERQVGLDAIPPTVTELLGIDAPEEWTGDSLASTVLDGDEPADEPVVSVTVRGEDVTAQPIPRSLGDGDLLVSVRDRDWTYIRNVDEEVEEVYYRPDDPTQQDDRSDGDERARTDRVDGDGDGGARTDRADGDARAVVRRFRPIVDAHAELLREKGDAAAAAGDVDEDLGARLEALGYR; encoded by the coding sequence ATGAACACAGATACACCCGTTTCGAACGTCGTCCTCGTCACCGTCGACTCGCTGAGAGCCGACGCGATCGGCGCGTACGACGACGACCGGCACACGCCGGTGATGGACGACCTCGCCGACCGCGGAACGGTGTTCGAGCGGGCGTTCGCGACCGGCAACTGGACGCCCTTTTCCTTCCCCTCGATCCTGGCGTCGCGGCCGGTGTTCGCCGACTCCGGCGAGATCGGCGTCGAGACCGTGGCGACGCTCGCGGAGACGGTCTCCGAGGCGGGCGTCGCGACCGGCGGGTTCAACGCCGCGAACGGGTTTCTCACCTCTCACTGGGGGTACGACGACGGCTTCGACGAGTTCGAACCGTTCGTCGCCAGCGTCGGATCGAGCATCTACAGCCGCTACCTCGCGACGCACCCGACGGTCGAGGCGTGGCTCCAGTTGGCCGCGTCGCCGATCCGACGGGTCCGGTCGCGGCTCGCCGGCAACACCGACGATCGACCGTTTCTGGACACCTCGCGGATGTTCGACGTCGAACACGCCGCCGGCGAGTTCCTCGAAGCGGCCGAGGAGCCGTTCTTCCTCTGGGTGCACTACATGGACACCCACACGCCGTACGTGCCCGCGCCGCGCTACATTCGGGAGGTGTCGGACGGAATCTTGGGCACCCACCGGATGCTGCACGCCCACACGCGGACCGGCCTCGGCTGGGAGGTCGACGAGCGGACCCTCGACGAACTCCGCACGCTGTATCAGGCGGCCGCTCGACAGGTCGACGCCAGCATCGGCCGACTGCTGGACGAACTCGCGGCCAACGGTCTCGACGACGAGACGGCCGTCGTCCTGGCGGGCGACCACGGCGAGGAGTTCCAGGAACACGGCCACCTCGCACACTACCCCAAACTGTACGACGAACTGATCCACGTGCCGTTCGTCGTCGACGTGCCGGGCGCGGAGGGTCGTCGGGTCGAACGGCAGGTCGGCCTGGACGCCATCCCGCCGACGGTGACCGAGCTGCTCGGGATCGACGCCCCCGAGGAGTGGACCGGCGACTCGCTGGCGTCGACCGTCCTCGACGGCGACGAACCGGCCGACGAACCGGTGGTCTCCGTCACCGTCCGCGGCGAGGACGTGACCGCCCAGCCGATCCCGCGGTCGCTCGGCGACGGGGACCTGCTGGTGAGCGTCCGCGACCGCGACTGGACGTACATCCGAAACGTCGACGAGGAAGTCGAAGAGGTGTACTACCGCCCGGACGATCCGACCCAGCAGGACGACCGCTCCGACGGCGACGAGCGCGCACGGACCGACCGCGTCGACGGCGACGGTGACGGGGGCGCGCGGACCGACCGCGCCGACGGCGACGCCCGAGCGGTCGTCAGGCGCTTCCGACCGATCGTCGACGCCCACGCGGAACTGCTCCGCGAGAAGGGCGACGCCGCGGCGGCGGCCGGCGACGTCGACGAGGACCTCGGCGCGCGGCTGGAGGCGCTCGGCTACCGATAA
- the hjc gene encoding Holliday junction resolvase Hjc translates to MSSNRKGDRRERELVNRLDEAGFAVMRAPASGSATERELPDVLAGDGDVFYAIEAKSSSGRPIYLSGEEVEALIYFAQNFGAKARIGVRFDREEWFFFHPGDLHVTDGGNYRVKKEKALAEGEDFESFVGGPGQSRLTDVGDVDDGVE, encoded by the coding sequence ATGTCCTCGAATCGGAAGGGCGACCGCCGCGAGCGCGAACTGGTCAACCGCCTCGACGAGGCCGGATTCGCGGTGATGCGTGCGCCCGCCTCCGGATCGGCGACCGAGCGGGAACTCCCGGACGTGCTCGCCGGCGACGGCGACGTCTTCTACGCCATCGAGGCGAAGTCCAGTTCCGGCCGACCGATCTACCTCTCCGGCGAGGAGGTCGAGGCGCTGATCTACTTCGCGCAGAACTTCGGCGCGAAGGCCCGGATCGGCGTCCGGTTCGACCGCGAGGAGTGGTTCTTCTTCCACCCGGGCGACCTCCACGTGACCGACGGCGGCAACTACCGGGTCAAGAAGGAGAAAGCGCTCGCGGAGGGCGAGGACTTCGAGTCGTTCGTCGGCGGCCCCGGGCAGTCACGGCTGACCGACGTCGGTGACGTCGACGACGGCGTCGAGTAG
- a CDS encoding DUF7472 family protein produces the protein MDIDAAMRRKIVVSIVSVGAFFALFVGIGVTFGPDLGDTGGLALVGAIALFVLVMAGVGVILQD, from the coding sequence ATGGATATCGACGCGGCGATGCGCCGGAAGATCGTGGTCTCTATCGTCTCCGTCGGTGCGTTCTTCGCGCTCTTCGTCGGCATCGGTGTCACGTTCGGCCCGGACCTCGGCGACACCGGCGGCCTCGCGCTCGTCGGCGCGATCGCGCTTTTCGTCCTCGTGATGGCCGGCGTCGGCGTGATCCTGCAGGACTGA
- a CDS encoding DNA primase, with protein sequence MDPLYARYPFFRGAREAVREADISPAALIAEDAPAVERGTERVRRALMEGTVAPEDPSRWDNREKLLSYPIARILVSLIETPAAVEKYATAEAATARERFEEDFAADDDIRSTGRRRASLEEVLRDFDLADAVRPERDGPGGETTGSAGPSGSGRGGRGPTHYWVGIGPYLDLADADWGERWRLANREVADGEVRVPADHLSRLLEAAVERRVAEGLPFEVRGTDGGDAIAAALEEAVSELRGLLDDHDAVDPRRVDTVVPALFPPCMRTLVRRARGDEALSEHAEFSLVSFLAALGMDRGDVTTLLDVDAESETGARIETRIEYLAESDGTQYPPPSCSTMKAYGTCVDPDERCETISHPLSYYTDALGDAGDVRDWRETAADGQ encoded by the coding sequence ATGGATCCGCTCTACGCGCGCTATCCGTTCTTCCGGGGGGCGCGCGAGGCCGTCCGCGAGGCCGACATCTCGCCGGCGGCGCTCATCGCCGAGGACGCCCCGGCCGTCGAGCGGGGCACAGAGCGGGTCAGACGCGCGCTGATGGAGGGGACCGTCGCTCCCGAGGACCCCTCGCGGTGGGACAACAGGGAGAAGCTGCTCTCGTATCCGATCGCGCGGATCCTCGTCTCGCTGATCGAGACGCCGGCGGCCGTCGAGAAGTACGCCACGGCGGAGGCCGCGACGGCGCGCGAGCGGTTCGAGGAGGACTTCGCGGCCGACGACGACATCCGGAGCACGGGGCGGCGGCGCGCGTCGCTGGAGGAAGTCCTGCGGGACTTCGACCTCGCTGACGCCGTCCGCCCCGAGCGGGACGGACCGGGTGGAGAGACGACGGGAAGCGCGGGGCCGAGCGGAAGCGGCCGCGGCGGTCGCGGCCCCACTCACTACTGGGTCGGGATCGGCCCGTATCTGGACCTCGCCGACGCCGACTGGGGCGAGCGCTGGCGCCTGGCCAACCGGGAGGTCGCGGACGGCGAGGTCCGGGTCCCCGCCGACCACCTCTCGCGGCTCCTCGAAGCGGCCGTGGAGCGACGCGTGGCGGAGGGCCTCCCGTTCGAGGTTCGCGGCACCGACGGCGGCGACGCCATCGCGGCGGCGCTGGAAGAGGCCGTCTCGGAGCTCCGAGGCCTGCTCGACGACCACGACGCCGTCGATCCGCGGCGGGTCGACACGGTCGTTCCGGCCCTGTTTCCGCCGTGTATGCGGACGCTCGTCCGCCGCGCCCGCGGCGACGAGGCGCTCTCGGAGCACGCCGAGTTCTCGCTCGTCTCCTTCCTCGCGGCGCTCGGGATGGACCGCGGCGACGTGACGACGCTCCTCGACGTCGACGCCGAGAGCGAGACCGGCGCGCGCATCGAGACGCGTATCGAGTACCTCGCGGAGAGCGACGGGACGCAGTACCCGCCGCCGTCGTGTTCGACGATGAAGGCGTACGGCACCTGCGTCGACCCCGACGAGCGCTGTGAGACGATCTCGCACCCGCTGTCGTACTACACCGATGCGCTCGGGGACGCCGGCGACGTCCGCGATTGGCGTGAGACCGCCGCGGACGGACAGTAA
- a CDS encoding DUF7474 family protein: MPQFDYPCPDCRATNSLHDADCEFEGTPWPEVEKAYTDIVARLTAAPTEESELYDAVDGEWGALHRAALERLKRDERVTEGNDVLRLRTSEEFREEVSEPTREPMRTIYRNGSVPGCHDNAVFAMIAWYEMVGLSWSETRENVIEWLRDSGAWARGGFEEPSPEALVDAKRHVYEAGYGWKEKAEAAKRVIDRHRG, translated from the coding sequence GTGCCGCAGTTCGACTACCCGTGCCCCGACTGCCGGGCCACGAACAGCCTCCACGACGCCGACTGCGAGTTCGAGGGGACGCCCTGGCCGGAGGTGGAAAAGGCCTACACCGACATCGTGGCCCGTCTCACGGCCGCGCCGACCGAGGAGTCGGAACTGTACGACGCCGTCGACGGCGAGTGGGGCGCGCTCCACCGGGCGGCGCTCGAACGCCTGAAGCGCGACGAGCGGGTCACGGAGGGCAACGACGTGCTCCGCCTTCGCACGTCCGAGGAGTTCCGCGAGGAGGTGTCGGAGCCGACCCGCGAGCCGATGCGCACCATCTACCGCAACGGGAGCGTCCCCGGCTGTCACGACAACGCGGTTTTCGCGATGATCGCGTGGTACGAGATGGTCGGCCTCTCGTGGTCGGAGACGCGCGAGAACGTTATCGAGTGGCTCCGCGATAGCGGCGCGTGGGCCCGCGGCGGGTTCGAGGAGCCCTCGCCCGAGGCGCTCGTCGACGCGAAGCGCCACGTCTACGAGGCGGGCTACGGGTGGAAGGAGAAGGCCGAGGCGGCCAAGCGCGTGATCGATCGGCACCGCGGCTGA
- a CDS encoding molybdopterin-dependent oxidoreductase gives MHSTPVRRGAVGAAVGTVWLAGLYVAAPLVGGFAPVALAEAIIVRSPGWLSTLAVGLLGFSAKPVLLGSVLVGIAALSAVARIVWPRVRPETPLLAGVLGVGATAAVFLAAGAPPSPGAVLGVAVAVTPPYLADRLLSTARTSSEPDRRRFLRRVGSVALVGTGSLVGLRAAFDRFAGGSGRGGAGGDVADDVETNDGGADAGGTSQSTAGPGDPRFDFAGMPAAVTPAEDHYVVDINIRPPDVDSDSWSLDVDGAVESPYGLSYDELRAHDASVEQIMTMVCVSNTVGGDLVGTPRWTGVQLSDLVADADPVDGAVDVVTHAADGYSEAVPLDIVEREDILIAYEMGSGPLPTEHGFPARLLVPGRYGMKMTKWITRIEVSTADHEAYWESRGWDEEAVVNTMSYVRGAERDGDRVTVGGVAFGGLETGVEEIAAVEVSVDGGDSWREAELEAPIAPHAWRRWRHAFDAPDRSEFEVVVRAITREGEVQTEERSSPRPSGATGWHRRSIRV, from the coding sequence ATGCATTCGACGCCCGTGCGGCGCGGCGCAGTGGGCGCCGCCGTCGGTACCGTGTGGCTCGCCGGACTGTACGTTGCCGCCCCGCTCGTCGGCGGGTTCGCTCCCGTCGCCCTCGCGGAGGCCATCATCGTCCGCTCGCCGGGGTGGCTGTCGACGCTGGCTGTCGGCCTCCTGGGGTTCTCCGCGAAGCCGGTGCTTCTGGGATCGGTGCTCGTCGGGATCGCCGCCCTCTCGGCGGTCGCGCGGATCGTCTGGCCGCGGGTCCGGCCGGAGACGCCGCTCCTGGCCGGCGTTCTGGGGGTGGGTGCGACTGCGGCCGTCTTCCTCGCCGCCGGAGCACCCCCCTCGCCCGGAGCGGTCCTCGGCGTCGCCGTCGCCGTCACGCCGCCGTATCTCGCGGACCGACTGCTCTCGACGGCGAGGACCTCTTCCGAACCGGACCGCCGACGGTTCCTCCGACGGGTCGGCTCCGTCGCGCTCGTCGGCACAGGATCGCTCGTCGGTCTGCGCGCGGCCTTCGACCGATTCGCGGGTGGGAGCGGTCGCGGCGGGGCCGGGGGTGACGTCGCGGACGACGTCGAGACGAACGACGGCGGTGCCGACGCCGGAGGAACGTCGCAGTCGACCGCCGGTCCCGGCGATCCCCGGTTCGACTTCGCGGGGATGCCGGCGGCGGTCACGCCCGCTGAAGACCACTACGTCGTCGACATCAACATCCGACCGCCGGACGTCGATTCCGACTCGTGGAGCCTCGACGTCGACGGCGCGGTCGAGAGCCCCTACGGCCTGAGCTACGACGAGTTGCGCGCACACGACGCGAGCGTCGAGCAGATCATGACGATGGTCTGCGTCTCGAACACCGTCGGCGGCGACCTCGTCGGGACGCCCCGCTGGACGGGCGTCCAACTGTCGGATCTGGTGGCCGACGCCGATCCCGTCGACGGGGCGGTCGACGTCGTCACCCACGCCGCCGACGGGTACAGCGAGGCGGTCCCGCTCGACATCGTCGAGCGCGAGGACATCCTGATCGCCTACGAGATGGGATCGGGGCCGCTCCCGACCGAACACGGTTTTCCCGCCAGGTTGCTCGTCCCCGGGCGGTACGGGATGAAGATGACCAAGTGGATCACGAGAATCGAGGTCTCGACCGCGGACCACGAGGCCTACTGGGAGTCCCGCGGGTGGGACGAGGAGGCGGTCGTCAACACGATGTCGTACGTCCGCGGCGCCGAACGCGACGGCGATCGGGTCACCGTCGGGGGCGTCGCCTTCGGCGGCCTGGAGACCGGCGTCGAGGAGATCGCCGCCGTGGAGGTCAGCGTCGACGGCGGCGACTCCTGGCGCGAGGCCGAGTTGGAGGCGCCGATCGCGCCCCACGCGTGGCGGCGGTGGCGGCACGCCTTCGACGCGCCCGACCGCTCGGAGTTCGAGGTCGTCGTCCGCGCGATCACTCGGGAGGGCGAAGTACAGACCGAAGAACGGAGTTCGCCCCGTCCGAGCGGGGCGACGGGGTGGCACCGTCGGTCTATTCGCGTCTGA
- a CDS encoding DNA polymerase sliding clamp, producing MFKAIVSASTLQDALDSVSVLVDECKIRLNEDELSIRAVDPANVGMVDLSLDAAAFESYEADGGVIGVNLAKLEDFVGMASGDELVELELDEETRKLNIRMDGLSSTLALIDPDSIRQEPDIPDLDLAAEIVLEGAQLDRGIKAADMVSDHVRLRVDADDEAFHIQAEGDTDDVDFELDADDLIALTAGTADSLFSLDYLKDMNKAIPKAAEVTVELGEEFPVKIHYAVAEGQGNVTYMLAPRIQSD from the coding sequence ATGTTCAAGGCCATCGTGAGCGCGTCTACGCTCCAGGACGCGCTCGATTCGGTGAGCGTGCTGGTCGACGAGTGCAAGATCCGACTGAACGAGGACGAACTGTCGATCCGCGCCGTCGACCCCGCGAACGTCGGCATGGTCGATCTCTCGCTGGACGCCGCCGCCTTCGAGTCCTACGAGGCCGACGGGGGCGTCATCGGCGTCAACCTCGCGAAACTCGAAGACTTCGTCGGGATGGCCTCGGGAGACGAACTCGTCGAACTGGAACTCGACGAGGAGACCCGTAAGCTCAACATCCGGATGGACGGCCTCTCCTCGACGCTCGCTCTCATCGACCCCGACTCGATCCGCCAGGAGCCCGACATTCCGGACCTCGACCTGGCGGCCGAGATCGTCCTCGAGGGCGCACAGCTCGACCGCGGGATCAAGGCCGCGGACATGGTCTCCGATCACGTCCGCCTCCGCGTCGACGCCGACGACGAGGCGTTCCACATTCAGGCCGAGGGCGACACCGACGACGTCGACTTCGAGCTCGACGCCGACGACCTCATCGCGCTCACGGCCGGCACCGCCGACTCGCTGTTCTCGCTGGACTACCTGAAGGACATGAACAAGGCGATCCCGAAGGCCGCCGAGGTCACCGTCGAACTCGGCGAGGAGTTCCCGGTGAAGATCCACTACGCGGTCGCGGAGGGGCAGGGCAACGTCACGTACATGCTCGCGCCGCGGATCCAGAGCGACTAG
- a CDS encoding carboxypeptidase-like regulatory domain-containing protein, with protein sequence MRRLLALIVVLSALAFVPVASATTTVGGTVTVDGGSADGARVEVVPLTEQQQRTDDAVTTTVEGTSFSVEAPDAPAYAVRIEHEGATHYEVLQNRTRVEVELSQQLSGRVVDADGTAQSGAVVELIDENEFVVDTKRTNETGAFAFGPLEPDETYELRTTVGNAAYRRTVDPSADGNVTVTALPPTNDTSVLGVANRTPTGHVVQIVPPANDSEAPSVVETIAFENPSDRPFLGTVTVGLPADASAYAAMVDGSGAEYRRTDAGVELNVSVPANGSTQVGAAYDLTGTRFEKEVRRNTTSLAVVLQGYDPSRVRHSSNLRTGSAPIPLLTTNESLATGTTISVDVAGARTNATGSTAGSDSTANAVEPSSSESGSIPSFPGAPILAGVFGAVAVGLGAYRATRPE encoded by the coding sequence ATGAGACGGCTGCTCGCGCTCATCGTGGTTCTCAGCGCGCTCGCGTTCGTCCCCGTCGCCAGCGCGACGACGACGGTGGGCGGGACGGTCACGGTCGACGGCGGGAGCGCGGACGGCGCCCGCGTCGAGGTCGTCCCGCTCACGGAGCAGCAGCAGCGGACGGACGACGCGGTGACGACGACGGTCGAGGGAACGTCCTTCTCGGTCGAGGCGCCGGACGCGCCGGCGTACGCCGTCCGGATCGAACACGAGGGCGCGACGCACTACGAGGTGCTACAGAACCGTACGCGGGTCGAGGTGGAACTGTCCCAGCAGCTCTCCGGACGGGTCGTCGATGCCGACGGGACTGCACAGTCCGGCGCGGTCGTCGAACTGATCGACGAGAACGAGTTCGTCGTCGATACGAAACGGACGAACGAGACGGGCGCGTTCGCGTTCGGTCCGCTCGAACCCGACGAGACCTACGAGCTCCGCACCACCGTCGGGAACGCGGCGTACCGGCGGACCGTCGATCCGTCGGCGGATGGGAACGTGACGGTCACCGCGCTGCCGCCGACGAACGACACGTCCGTGCTCGGCGTCGCGAATCGGACGCCGACGGGTCACGTCGTGCAGATCGTGCCGCCGGCGAACGACTCGGAGGCGCCGAGCGTCGTCGAGACGATCGCCTTCGAGAACCCGAGCGACCGGCCGTTCCTCGGGACTGTGACGGTCGGACTGCCCGCCGACGCGTCGGCGTACGCCGCGATGGTCGACGGCTCAGGGGCGGAGTATCGGCGGACGGACGCGGGCGTCGAGCTGAACGTCAGCGTGCCGGCGAACGGGAGCACCCAGGTCGGCGCGGCCTACGACCTGACCGGGACGCGGTTCGAGAAGGAGGTCCGGCGGAACACGACGTCGCTCGCGGTGGTTCTCCAGGGCTACGACCCCTCGCGGGTGCGTCACTCGTCGAACCTCCGGACCGGGTCAGCACCGATCCCGCTTCTCACGACGAACGAGTCGCTGGCGACGGGGACGACGATCAGCGTCGACGTCGCCGGGGCGCGGACGAACGCCACCGGATCGACCGCCGGAAGCGACTCGACGGCGAACGCGGTCGAACCGTCGTCCTCAGAGAGCGGGTCGATCCCGTCGTTCCCCGGCGCCCCGATCCTCGCGGGGGTCTTCGGTGCGGTCGCCGTCGGCCTCGGGGCGTACCGAGCGACGCGCCCGGAGTGA
- the ccsA gene encoding cytochrome c biogenesis protein CcsA has translation MNPGTVLLALAFLAGLTSTSLLARAYLLDDDRYLPWVPKLTAATAVLLVGALSHLTYQFVSLDYSNAYVWENTAAYLSVLYRVTGVYAANEGSVLLWASIVAVVALIAGVTRGYPTRRGKLVHALTVGVVTYFAAMLLLQSPFASVRTAFPNAPPGFTPTSGQGLNPLLVDPYMAIHPPVMFVSYALLTMPFAIGAAHFIALFRGDDGLFSAWIGSVTRWLRLGWLFLTAAVALGGLWSYTVLGWGGIWAWDPVETAILIPWLFLTATLHAVTNYRPGGRYRVLAPAMTASVFALAVYTTSVVRSGVFRSIHSFADGGIGASFLVLMGVTTLLGVVLPLAYWMLTEESDADASASEPTEESRLARWITRSNLLHLAVLLFGLLTFVSLWGLSFPVLRSAMTGLEVSVESRYYNLWSYPLVLAALLLLGFYMDYDREGLRRSLVGLAVFGLATLVGAAVAPSETWRLASVRPGDALVYQVIGGASALSVLPPVAYAILGTVKRTWGRIVATESRDAKLKETGITLIHVGAALLVLSLPFMYLFAGQASVMATGVAAGAVDTSQRDVGASDYDVRVLGYERTEFPTDPEPGTYALSSSQVLTRGQSLNTSVQTVHGTVTAIREGPQATVVQLDDSQVWIGVAGNGTVGVETGQEVVARGQVMWEFVPTADVIVLAGPETVGPAGDPPDAAVPTRVIATGVSVGVYDDSGLVVSGVAGQREYPEQGGLQVRDVLIDRGALVDTYVIAGVSDGTASMSVKRIPFVTLMRLSILSLLLGMLLVFVFDPKHGVRTSSVVGSGEPSAGTARDRPEGVTEVSDR, from the coding sequence GTGAACCCCGGAACGGTCCTGCTGGCGCTCGCGTTCCTCGCCGGACTGACGAGTACGTCCCTCCTCGCGCGAGCGTATCTCCTCGACGACGACCGGTACCTCCCGTGGGTTCCGAAGCTGACCGCGGCGACGGCGGTGCTCCTGGTCGGTGCCCTCTCGCATCTCACCTACCAGTTCGTGAGCCTCGACTACTCGAACGCCTACGTGTGGGAGAACACCGCCGCGTACCTCTCGGTGCTCTACCGCGTGACCGGCGTGTACGCGGCCAACGAGGGATCGGTGCTCCTGTGGGCCTCGATCGTCGCCGTCGTCGCGCTGATCGCCGGCGTGACCCGAGGATACCCGACGCGGCGCGGGAAGCTCGTTCACGCGCTCACCGTCGGCGTCGTGACGTACTTCGCGGCGATGCTGTTGCTGCAGAGCCCGTTCGCGTCGGTTCGGACGGCGTTCCCCAACGCGCCGCCGGGGTTCACGCCGACGAGCGGACAGGGGCTGAACCCCCTCCTCGTCGATCCGTACATGGCGATCCACCCCCCAGTGATGTTCGTCTCCTACGCGCTGCTGACGATGCCGTTCGCGATCGGAGCCGCACACTTCATCGCGCTGTTCCGCGGCGACGACGGCCTCTTCTCGGCGTGGATCGGCAGCGTGACCCGCTGGCTCCGACTCGGGTGGCTGTTTCTCACCGCCGCCGTCGCGCTCGGCGGCCTCTGGTCGTACACGGTGCTCGGCTGGGGCGGGATCTGGGCGTGGGACCCCGTCGAGACGGCCATCCTGATCCCGTGGCTGTTCCTGACCGCGACGTTGCACGCGGTCACCAACTACCGGCCCGGCGGCCGGTATCGGGTCCTCGCACCCGCGATGACCGCCAGCGTGTTCGCGCTCGCGGTGTACACGACGTCGGTGGTCAGAAGCGGCGTCTTCCGGAGCATCCACTCGTTCGCCGACGGCGGGATCGGGGCGTCGTTCCTCGTGCTGATGGGGGTGACGACCCTCCTCGGCGTCGTGCTCCCGCTCGCCTACTGGATGCTGACCGAGGAGAGCGACGCCGACGCATCCGCTTCCGAGCCGACCGAGGAGAGCCGTCTCGCCCGGTGGATCACCCGCTCGAACCTGCTACACCTCGCCGTCCTCCTCTTCGGGCTTCTCACCTTCGTGTCCCTCTGGGGCCTCTCGTTCCCGGTGCTCCGGAGCGCGATGACCGGCCTCGAGGTGTCCGTCGAATCGCGCTACTACAACCTGTGGAGTTACCCGCTCGTGCTCGCGGCCCTGCTCCTCCTCGGGTTCTACATGGACTACGACCGGGAGGGCCTCCGCCGGAGCCTCGTCGGACTGGCGGTGTTCGGCCTCGCGACGCTCGTCGGCGCCGCCGTCGCGCCGTCGGAGACATGGCGACTGGCGTCCGTTCGGCCGGGCGACGCGCTCGTCTATCAGGTGATCGGGGGCGCGAGCGCGCTCTCGGTGCTGCCGCCGGTGGCGTACGCGATTCTCGGGACGGTCAAGCGGACGTGGGGGCGGATCGTCGCCACGGAGAGTCGAGACGCGAAACTGAAGGAGACCGGAATCACGCTGATCCACGTCGGCGCGGCGCTGCTCGTTCTGTCGCTGCCGTTTATGTATCTCTTCGCCGGACAGGCGTCGGTGATGGCGACCGGCGTCGCGGCCGGCGCGGTCGATACCTCCCAGCGCGACGTCGGCGCGTCCGACTACGACGTCCGGGTGCTCGGCTACGAGCGGACCGAGTTCCCGACGGACCCCGAACCGGGGACGTACGCGCTCTCCTCGTCGCAGGTCCTCACGCGCGGACAGTCGCTGAACACGTCGGTGCAGACCGTCCACGGGACGGTGACGGCGATACGCGAGGGGCCGCAGGCGACGGTGGTGCAACTCGACGACTCCCAGGTGTGGATCGGCGTCGCCGGGAACGGGACGGTGGGCGTCGAAACCGGTCAGGAGGTCGTCGCCCGCGGGCAGGTGATGTGGGAGTTCGTCCCGACGGCCGACGTGATCGTCCTCGCCGGCCCCGAGACCGTCGGTCCCGCCGGCGATCCGCCGGATGCGGCCGTTCCGACCCGGGTGATCGCCACCGGCGTGTCCGTCGGGGTGTACGACGACAGCGGTCTCGTCGTCTCCGGCGTCGCCGGACAGCGGGAGTACCCCGAACAGGGCGGCCTCCAAGTCAGAGACGTGCTGATCGATCGCGGGGCGCTCGTCGACACGTACGTCATCGCCGGCGTCAGCGACGGGACCGCGTCGATGTCGGTCAAGCGGATCCCCTTCGTGACGCTGATGCGCCTGAGCATCCTGTCGCTCCTCCTCGGGATGCTGCTCGTGTTTGTCTTCGATCCGAAACACGGCGTGCGAACGAGTTCGGTCGTCGGCTCCGGCGAACCGAGCGCCGGGACGGCCCGCGATCGACCGGAGGGCGTCACGGAGGTGTCGGACCGATGA
- a CDS encoding thioredoxin family protein codes for MNPRKAMTIAFFAALLGIGYVSMNAAPVLSGEGYSYHGETRWQTDYADAVETAAAEDEPVVIYFWTTWCTYCEDYNQNHYSDPAVRSELDEFTKVAVNLDSDAEADARLQQRYNVNYPPQHVVVTPEGDVLTRIPGYAPPEDFLAYLETARERYQDGETADNGSVTTAATGPTSTPRAASAMTTEAAQ; via the coding sequence ATGAATCCACGAAAGGCGATGACGATCGCCTTCTTCGCCGCACTGCTCGGAATCGGGTACGTGTCGATGAACGCGGCGCCCGTGCTCTCCGGGGAGGGGTACTCCTACCACGGAGAGACGCGATGGCAGACCGATTACGCCGACGCCGTCGAGACCGCCGCCGCGGAGGACGAACCGGTCGTGATCTACTTCTGGACGACCTGGTGTACCTACTGTGAGGACTACAACCAGAACCACTACAGCGATCCGGCGGTGCGATCGGAGCTCGACGAGTTCACGAAGGTAGCGGTGAACTTAGACAGCGACGCCGAGGCCGACGCGCGGCTACAGCAGCGGTACAACGTCAACTACCCGCCGCAGCACGTCGTCGTGACGCCCGAGGGCGACGTGCTCACGCGGATCCCCGGCTACGCCCCGCCCGAGGATTTCCTCGCGTACCTGGAGACGGCCAGAGAGCGCTACCAGGACGGCGAGACGGCCGATAACGGATCGGTTACGACAGCCGCTACCGGACCGACGTCGACCCCCAGAGCGGCCTCGGCGATGACGACGGAGGCCGCACAGTGA